Genomic DNA from bacterium:
TCGCAGCTACAATCCGAAAGACGGCCGACCCTACGGTCTCGGCGACTGGCTGAAGCCGGGTTATGAGGAGCCGATCCAAGCCCTCGGCGAAAAGGCTTTTCGCCGGGCTCGGGACCTGCCGGCCGAGACCGACTTGAACGATGCCGGCTTCACTTTCGAGAATGGATTCCGGCTCAACGAGAATTTCGCCGCCGGCCCCGAGGGGTTGATCTTCTATTTCAACCCTTATGAAGTGGCTTCTTACGCCGACGGGCCGACCGAGCTGCTCATCCCTTATTCCGAATTGAAGTCATGGTTATTGCCGAAGGGCCCCTTGGATTCGCTGGCTAAAAAGTGAGGCTCAAGGCCGGGGCGATTTCTTGCCTTTCGCCGGAGCCGAATCCTTGACCAGGGCGTCGAGCCGGATGCTGCTGCGGCCCATCGGCGTTTCCCAAGGCAGCGGCTGGGTGCTCAGCAGCGGAGTGGGTCCGTCGGTGATGACCATCACCGCCCGCAGGCCGTCGGTGTACCAGCTGTCGCCCATCAAGTTCTTATGGGGGGCCTCGACCGGGAATTCACCGACCCCTTTGACCAGACCGACATAACCCACCGCGTCCCCGATCATCATGTCCTGGAGCAGAAAATCGCGGGCCTCGTCGATGTCCGAATCGATTTTGTGGGTGATGAAGAGAAAGGCCTTGGGGGTGAAACGAATGCCGATATCCCGGCTCACCGTCCCGATCCAAACGTGCTTGCCCTCGT
This window encodes:
- a CDS encoding RsiV family protein; the protein is RSYNPKDGRPYGLGDWLKPGYEEPIQALGEKAFRRARDLPAETDLNDAGFTFENGFRLNENFAAGPEGLIFYFNPYEVASYADGPTELLIPYSELKSWLLPKGPLDSLAKK